The following nucleotide sequence is from Zea mays cultivar B73 chromosome 1, Zm-B73-REFERENCE-NAM-5.0, whole genome shotgun sequence.
TTACAACATCAGCACATGTACATTAAATTAGTACTAGAGAGCAATTAGTAGAGACTACAAACTGACCTATTCAAAGGTGCTCCAATTCCTTTCACATCCAGAAGAGCTAGATGTCAGTGAGAGGATTCTAATAGCCATGTATTGCAAATCTGGTGCTCCACCTCCATAAAGCCTCCACCAAGACGCTACAAAATGAAGTGAAATGTGTCAAACATGTGCAGAATTGATTGCAGAAAAATCTAGACAGAATTGATTGCACAACAATCTACACATAATTGACACAAGCTTACCCGGTTGGAACTCAAAGCGTTCACAGCTCCTTGCCATCTTCTTTGAGAAGGATCCTTGTCTCTTTTGGAACTTATCCAAGTCCTCATTAACAGCCCTATATTCCTTTTCATCATTACCATCATAAAAGGTCTCCACACATTGCATGAATTTTTCCACTACATTTGAATCAGAGAAGATTGCTAGATTGTTGTAACTATAGTATGGATTCAACATATATGCAGCCACGTGCAGTGGAGAATCAAGTCTATCTTTCATCTTCTTGTCAACAATAGCCATCACttctctgtatttattttccacaTTTCCAAATGCCTCCTTGATCTCCCTCTTTGCCTTGAGAAGTTCTCTGTACACATAACCCATAGATGGCTTCACATCTCCATCAACCAAACGTAGAACTTTCACCAAGGGCTCAAAGACCTTCAAACAAAGGGAGACACCTCTCCAAAAACGAGGGTTCAACACCGTGGCTGTAGCATCCTTGCCCTTTTTGGACTTCACATCAGGTAAGTCATACCACTTGGAATCAACCACCATCTTTTTTAGACAATCCTTCTTTTCCATCATACTTTGCAGTGTAAGATAGGCTGTAGCAAATCTGGTTACCCCTGGTCTTATGATTTCTCTCTTCAAGGTGGaggacctcaaacatgccaaggTTCGGTGGTGACCATAGACAAAGATAGTGAATGATTTTGCTAGATCAATTGTCTTCTTGAATTTTGGAAGGTTGCCAATGCCTTGCAACATCAGATTGATGGTATGAGTTGCACAAGAAGTCCAAAATATGTTTGGCCTTTTAAGATGTAGCAATGCCTTTGCTCCCATATTGTTAGAAGCATTATCGGTCACAATTTGCACCACATTTTCAGCACCTACATCCTCAATTGCCTTGTCAACCATCTCATATATAACTTCACTAGTGTGTGACACATCTGACATCTCCATTGACTTGATAAAAGTAGTTCCCTCACTAGTATTTGTGCACAGATTCATAATACTTCTTCTCTTCATATCTGTCCAAGCATCAGTCATGATGGAGCAGCCATGCTTAATCTTCTCATCTTCCCGGTCTTGTAGCAAGCTCTTGGTTCTTGCATGCTCCTCTTCCAACAATCTACCCCGAAGATCATGCTGAGCTGGAGGTTGGAAACCGGGACCAAATTGACCAATAGCTTCAACCATTTCCTTGAACTCATCATTATCAATAGCATGGAATGGAATAGCTGCAAAAATAGATTGGTGCAGAAAAATAAAATTCCAGCAACTAATAATGCATGGATTGGAACAAATATGAAGGTTGCACAGCAATAAGAATTGGTAAATTCCTTAAGTACAGAACATACCATGTGTATACACCCATCTAGCAACATATTGCTGCACTTGGTGTGTTCTCTCTTTCCAAAGTGCATCATTTATATTTTGTTGCCTCTTAGCTTCAGCATTGCTTAACTTGGGATCAAtgggacgagtaaatttgtccatGGGTCCTAGCTTGCGAGGGGTACTTGAGCTTCCAGCAAGTGACTCAACTTCTGTCACTTCCTCTTCACATGTTGCAAGTTGCACATTCTCCCTAACCTCTTTGTCATGTTGCTGCTTATCTTTCTTCTTCTTCGCTGTCTCATCAAGATTTCTCTTGCACTTCTGCTTAACTTCCTCAGTTACTTTTGGGCACTTCACAATAGATGTGCCAACATGAGCAAGATGCTGCTTAAGGCGATAAATTCCAGCTGTGCTCCCTTGTCCACAAAGAAGACACTTGACTCTGTTCTTGTCATTGGGATCACAGAGACACCCCCACTCCCAGCCTATATCAGATGACTTCCTCTTTAGATGGTTGTTGTCGATCTCAGGTGGAGTCGCTGCTGCAGTACCATTAGTAGCAGCAGCCTCGGATGTTGACATCCTACAAGCACCCAATCCTCAGATGAACCCAGGACCAGGACAACCATAGAGAACAAAATCCAACCCAATACTCAAGCAAGAATAACATGGGGGAGAGATTGAAGGAGCACCTGGATTGGAGGGATGTGTGCCCACTGCTGTgattcatctaggcccctttggtaatgttttggtaattaatgacaactgcttgtggactaacgattcttggagaaataagaatgcagggttggaccacatagaacaggaaatgttgaagaatcatacgcattggttgtggatcagatgaagggaaaggtataatataggtttcatttttgccggtcttgaggagtttagagaagatacctgaccggattagtaggctagatagccgtactattaagaggggtcaatgactcagatctgtgtaaaacttagtgcctcatagagcatcaagtagttgcatttgcatgaggactaacagcgcttctcatttcgtgagttaaaagttcattcaaaagcatgtttgaaaattgcgaagtcatggtcgcgcggactgtccggcccttgggggcggaccgtccgcgatcctccagaggggtccgaagtctgaccatttgtgtggacactttgttctattgcactgtggaccgtccgggccttagggccggaccgtccgcagtcatgaccagagaagggtggcttcgggccagtccctgaattataggcggacggtccgcatgtaaggggcggacggtccgcaagtgtcaaactcatttttggacagggactgtgtgtttttatagatttgtactacggactgtccgggggaccagtccggacagtactgtctcaggtcgcggaccgtccgggatttatagccggacggtccacgtGTGTTAACTTCTTTTGATCCAAGGCTCGGGTGTTTCattctgccaggtcgcggacggtccggccttgaagggcggactgtccggacccaccttttgagtcagctctgacatgtttcaaacggtcattatagccgttatatgtacggcggaccgtccggccctagggcgcggacggtccgcgtgtgcgcagaattgcccccttttgcacataacggttggttttagatggggggctataaatagaagggtagctcgtgtgagagagctctcttggccattccttgcacacattgagctcatttgtgatcctccaactcactctctcacactctttgcttgagatcacattctagtgagagattgagggttcctagtgcatttgcatcatttggtgattcttgaggcactaggtggtacaccgagcaagcgtcgttggcttgttactcttggaggttgccgcctcctagatggctcgggtgattgtctccgtcgagctctccaagaagattgtggagaagccgcggtgttgattgtgaggggttcgcgcctacctcgccggagcggcaaaggtgacatacgagttccttagatcacttccttagatcacttccggagaaatatgagactattgtgacaatgctagtaaggagtgatctatctacaacttctccaaccgaagtattgggagaaattctcactcaagatatatttaagaagtcacaagccgatgctttaagtttggcaaagaaggtgaaaaatgaatctattgctctcaaatcCAAGgcatcaaaggcaattgaaaaagaagatagcaatgatgaagaaaatgaaagtgagagtgatggtgacatggctttatttgtaagaaaattcaataaattcatgaagatgaaaagaggtcaacctagaagaggtcaaacatctagaagaaatgctttcaatgatagaaaatgttttgagtgtggggaacccggtcacattgccatgaattgcccaagcaagaagaagaagggcaaagatgaaagtgacaagaagaaaaagaaatactataacaagaagaaagttggcaaagcctacttagttgaatgggattcggatgatagctcggatgatgatgatgacacctcatccaagcttaatgccggaattgccatcaaggaagctccctcactcttctcatcccccattgtctcatggcaaagggagatgctaaggtaaaaatcatcaccgatttaaatgatataaaagatgatgatgatatcgatgatgttgatgatgatggctattcatatgatgatcttgttagaatgttaggtgaggccgatgactacatgcacaaagaaaaagaaaaatttaagaccttgaaggaattgtataaaaacctccaagtgtcttttgaggagctcaagacctctcacaatgacctcaaagaaaattgtgagaagcttgcggatgctcaaaaattatctattgtgcatgaagttgaggtggtcactaaggatgttggagtcacttgtgacttacttgatagtcttacaagtgaaccactacctactaactctatttgtgataaatgcaaaatttctctcaatgataacattgctcttgatgaatcaaaaattattgttgagaatgaagtgttagtagatagaataaatactctaactcatgacctagaaaaggcatatggtggtaagactaaattggatttcatattgggaagtcaacgatgctctcttaaccgtgaaggtcttggatatgttcccaagaaaggaaagaatgcttttgtaaagcaaaagacattgtttgtgaaagaatgtgacaaagtgtgtcacaagtgtcacaaaaagggacatgttaagaaaaattgtcccaagttcaaaaatgtatcctccacttgttttgagcattgttatgttctttctcacaatgcaaaaggtgttcatgctaaatttgttggtacttcaattgttggaaacaaaaagaaagctatttgggtaccaaagaccttggtcactaacatccaaggacccaagcaagtttgggtacctaaaagagattgatttccttttgtaggtaaactacaaggcgggagggaatcattgggtgttggatagtggatgtactcaacacatgaccggggatatgaaaatgtttacccaaatgagtgaggaagattgctcaaattatgatagtatcacatttggagataatcgtaaaggaaaggttaaaggtttgggtaaaattgctatctcaaatgatcattctatatcaaatgtgctattggttgagtctttgaattttaatttactttccgtagctcaattatgtgatttaggattttgttgcaatttcacggttgaagatgttattatctctagtgttgatggtagcaatcttaagtttaaaggttttagacatgaaaatctttatcttgttgatttctcatctaatgaggcaaagctcacaacttgcctattttcaaaagcttcactaggttggttatggcatagaagacttggtcatgttgggatgaagcaactcaatcggttaaccaagcatgacttagttcgaggcttaaaagatgtgaagtttgaaaagaacaaattgtgtagctcttgtcaagccggtaagcaagtggcaaacactcatccaaataaaagtcaaatgtccactcatcgacctttggaattacttcacatggatttatttgggcccacatcttttgtaagtattggtggtaattcttattgtcttttgattgtggatgactattcaagatttacttgggtttattttctacgagacaaatccaatgtgtttgaaacattcaagtcatttgctatattggctcaaaatcaatttgatttcgacatcaaaaaggttagaagtgataatgggtcggaattcaaaaatgcaagaattgatcaatattgtgatgacaagggtatcaaacatgaattctcttccaaatataccccggaacaaaatggtattgttgaaagaaagaatagaactcttattgatatggcaaggtctatgttagcggaatataatatatcggattcttattgggccgaggcaataaataccgcttgtcattcatcaaatagactatattgtcacaagctcttgaagaaaactccatatgaattgctcattggtagaaagccaaatatctcatattttagggtattcgattgcaaatgttatattttgagaaaggggagccggc
It contains:
- the LOC103645500 gene encoding uncharacterized protein, whose translation is MSTSEAAATNGTAAATPPEIDNNHLKRKSSDIGWEWGCLCDPNDKNRVKCLLCGQGSTAGIYRLKQHLAHVGTSIVKCPKVTEEVKQKCKRNLDETAKKKKDKQQHDKEVRENVQLATCEEEVTEVESLAGSSSTPRKLGPMDKFTRPIDPKLSNAEAKRQQNINDALWKERTHQVQQYVARWVYTHAIPFHAIDNDEFKEMVEAIGQFGPGFQPPAQHDLRGRLLEEEHARTKSLLQDREDEKIKHGCSIMTDAWTDMKRRSIMNLCTNTSEGTTFIKSMEMSDVSHTSEVIYEMVDKAIEDVGAENVVQIVTDNASNNMGAKALLHLKRPNIFWTSCATHTINLMLQGIGNLPKFKKTIDLAKSFTIFVYGHHRTLACLRSSTLKREIIRPGVTRFATAYLTLQSMMEKKDCLKKMVVDSKWYDLPDVKSKKGKDATATVLNPRFWRENFSRQRGRSRRHLEMWKINTEK